The genome window CCAAATATAGTGctattagagttctgaaaaattGAAAGAGAAGACCATTCTTGGttgattattgtttttaaaagtctacATTTTTAACGTAGCCAAGTGCTAAACACTTAGGCCTGTGGAACAATGAAGGACGAATAAGTAGCTGTGATATATACACTGTGATTGTACAGACCTCACTGGCTTAGAAAGCCCTTTCCAGTCAAGGGTGTGGCTGTGGAACTTATTTAGTTTGAGCATGTTGATAAGCTAAATTTCCAAGTGTCTTAATTTTTCATagaatatatgttttatttatcttctggTCTGTGcctttttaagagttttattctTTCTTGAGTTTGGTTGAAATGATTACGCACCGATGCTTAGCCTCATTTTCAGAAAGATGTACATCTATGTAAGTACCAGGATAAATTTAAACATCGTGGTTAAACCtgattttaaacacatttttctaGGGCCTGaatgtttttaaatgcttaatGCTTAAACACTGTGGCGGGAGTGGGGTATGCAGTGGACAGGAGGTTTTTAGGATGGTTCTTAGAATGAGTTTTAGAATGATTagctgtttagttttgtttttttgttgactGAAAACCCTCAAATTAACAGTCTTTTAAAACTAGAATAAGATGTATACCCATAACAAATTAGTGTTAATTGCACTTAAAAAATACAGCATTGAAGTTTGCTGACAAACCTTTTGTAGGAGCAAAAATCTATCGTTTTACATTGTAACGAATTTACAGGATAAACCATTCCACTTGCCTCATTGTTTTCTGCCTCCATGCCtattttgctatgcaaaagctttatgTCAATTTACTTTTTGAGCCGTTTAAGACCAAACCAAATTATTCCTTCAGAACATTTTAAACAATCCCTTAAAGACCTCATTTCCTTGGCTATGTTTCCAATCTTGGCTTATCACTGTAATATTTCATGCTCCATGCTTCCGAAAAAATTCAATATTCAAGAACAAAGTAATCCAGAGCTTtactttatttcagtctttttatgTCCTAGGGCTGTCCCAACTCAATGACCCAGTTTTTATTGTGTCACATCTGTCTGTTGCTGACTGCGACCAGCTTGCCTAAGCCTTTTCCTGTCCCTTATCAGTTTTCccttaattcaaaaaaaaaattttttttttttttttaactctttgcaCTTCTCCTTtcacagcttttagtttttttcctccttaggagACTCTGTTCCTGTGGTAGCTACTCAGAAACACAAAGATGAGTGGGTGACTAAGGTCTCTAAATCTGTCCTTGTCAAAATTTTCATTGCAGTATCTTTAGAATTACAGAAAGTGGATATTATAATTTGGCAATATGCATCAAGAGTCCTCAAAAATGTTCATACTCTATGATCCAGCAGTTTCACTTCTGAGACTCTAGCTTACTAATTAAAAAGAATCATCTAAGATATGGAAAAAAGCTGTATACATGAGATGTTCATTACAATGTTATGTATTATTGGGGAGTTCTTTTGcttggtctaataattaaattgatgcAAACAGattaataggaagaaaaaaacccaatttaaTTCATATGCACGGAGGtctcataaaaatggaatcctCGAGGTGAACAAAGCaggctgtttatatattatttttagacaaagaaacaattattTGTGAAGATTTAAAGGCGTTTGTGCTTGGGGTAGCAGTCTAATGAAGAGGTAACAAAGTTTGTCTACAGAGTTTTCTTAGTCTTGAATTTCCTAACTCTGGTGATAAGGATGCTTTCTATCGTCCTGGTATAAGGAGGATACTTTCACATGGGagattatttcctgctttcatggGGAAAGAGCGGGTTAGAGTGTTTTTCTATATCATTTTTTCTCCACTGGCTTAAATTCAAACTAATCAATATGTCATTGTAGCATATCTTGGGGCAGCCTGCTCTGAGGCCCAACAGTATACatgcaaaagaagaaaacaacccaaatatgcAACAATAGGAGAGAAGTTTAATAAATTACTGTCTATCTACTTGATGGAATATTGTGCAATCATTTAAGATAATGGTTGTGTTGACTATGTAGAAAGATAGGTAAAAATTTATAATGTTTTCAGAAAAGCAGGGTGCAAAGTCGTAAGTGCTGGTGGTCACAGCtatgttttaaaaagcatttacaaCGGGAAAACTGCAAGGAAAGAGGACATTTGCTAATACTTGTTATTTTAGGGTATGGAGTTATagatgatttttctttcctttactctCAAAATCTagattcaatttcttttaaaatttaagtttttgAAAACTATAGTCTTCACAGATGCAAATTAAGAACTATTCAGATATGTCATGTCAAAATTTATAAAAGGCTATTTCAGATAGAGCTCTATTTAAGTCTAATAATCTAACAATggccaggggatgggggtggataAGATAGTGAGTACGTCATTTTGTTTACCATTGTGTGTAATCCCCAAAAAgatacattagaaaaaaaattttaatacctattttaaaatataaaataattttaaaaaaatcttaataggTTCTACTCAAGTTTATTTTACTGCCACTGACTTTATCCAGGCCAGTTTGTTCTCTCCAAAGTTGCTTCATCAAGTTCTACCTCTAGCCCAACCCTTATAGTACATTTCCCACATTGTTTTCAGAGAAATCTTTCTGAAACTTAAATGTATGTGATATTTCACTGTTTAAACTATTCAGGGATTCAGAATATTAGCGTCTTTAGCTTACTAGCTCCTCCCAAGCTTCTGTATCTTATTCTGTGTCCTTTCTTTTCATGCACCTTTCCCACCAGTTTTATCAAACGACATGTAATACCTGAAACAGTACTCAGAGTCACTATTGCTTCTGTCTCTTAATACTGAAACTAACACTTAATACCAGCTCAGTCTTGAAATCCCAAAGTGTTACTTTCTTTGGGAAGCCTTCCCAGATTCCTCATCTTTTATGTATTCTCTGTAATCCTACAGTGCTATCCCTGATTTGCCCATCTGCTTTTTCCACCAGACAGTAAACGTCTTATTattgtgtgcatgggcatatgagCGAGTGTGTTTAACAGCACTCCCTGCCCCTCCcgccccatgtcccctccctgtgCTCTGACAATGAGAGGAATAGTGATTGCTAAATGGTGTTGATGAAGGGCCAGTGCGCTAATCCTGGACACCaagtgaaggaaaaaagagaggagatGCACCGGAAGCCAAGGACTGTCAGCTGTCAGGTACTTATTAGGTAGAAACTCATGCAATGCACCTCCCTGATGAAGTTAGACTTTACTTCCAACGTTGTACCCCTGAGAACAGGGAGCACATTTATTTGTCTATGAACTCGCCACTCTTCCTTGTACATACTAGGCATTCAAACATATGTTGATtaaaacccaatttttaaaaatcattccgaTTTACAGAAATTCACATCCACCTTGTCTATAATTAGGAAAAAACCCTGGGAAAAAAAATACGTGAAAGACAAAGTGTTTGTGAAGTGTTTGTGAAGCTCAACGTCCTAACTAGAAAACTTCAGAACAGTGCTGTGAACCCTGAAGAGGAAGATGTAACTGGAATTAAGGATGGGCAAACTtattcaaacaaaataaaaataaggactgCCTAAACTCCAAATGTGCTGACATGGAAATATCTACCTCGATTTTCGTATGCTTACATAGGGAGCCAGCTATACTCCAAAAGAAAATATTGGTTCAGACTAACACAAAATCATGGTTTTATTGTAtagacaaaaaacaaataacttggTCATGTTCTCAATGgattttcttagtttcttttttctcatcctTATTATATCTGTATTTTAAGTAATATGGTTATtagagcaaatttttttttaattttaataaattgaatacattttcccccaatttttatAGTTGTTAAAATTTTTGATTATCACTCTTAACATTTTAGTGATTACTCTTTTAACCCTAAATTAAAGTTTAAATGTTTCAGAGGctctgatatttaaaataaaactctggAAACAATTGTTAAATAGAAAAATCTTTCTTATCATCCCCTTAATTTATCTGCTATGTAGATTTAgtgttcttattttatattttcttataaactCACCTATCTATTCCTAtctagaaacaaacacaacaaataTGTTTTAGTAAACTATCCAAACAGAATTCTATTTTGAATTTCAAATTATTGGAATATACCTAGTGACAGCTTTGGTATAGGGGAAAGGCTAATCAGCCAGTGCATGGGGGTAGAAAAATTTGACTGAACAGAAAGAGCATAAATAGACTGGTCAGGTGTGATTAGTagtgggaaataaaaaaattttcaaaaattaagcaATGTAAGAATGTATAAGGCACAGCATGGAAATCCTAAAATAAGCATGAATTACAGAACAGGAAGATTAGAAAGAATGATTTTTAAGGTAGCTACAACTATCTCTCAGTAAAATACGTTACTTATAAAGGCACATTTCCctataggaaagaaaatatatcCCTTAAGACAATCCAATAGTCACTTAAAAATAATGTTCAGATACACCCAAGCAAACtctgtaataaaaataacaaacccacagcccaaAAGAACTGTACAAGACAGGAATGATTCCTACAGATACTTTAACATAAATATTAACATAACCTTATTGTAAAGACATTTTACACACCACCGCCATAAATACCAAACAcagttttatttatctacttatttattgttttgaaaggtttttttgatgtggaccacttttaaagtctttattgaatttgttacaatattgcttctgtttcatgttttggttttttggccgtgaggcatgtgggatcttagctccccgaccagggatcaaacctgcatcccctgcactagaaggcgaagtcttaaccaccaaactgccagggaagtccctgaacgcGGTTTTATGAAAGTAacaattttagaataaaaacatttcttaCATAGCATGATAATCCACCTGGTTTCTTCTTAACCTCAGTATAACAGCTAAGACCCTAGCAGACATGAAAATCTGGTGTCTTAGTTTACAAATGTAGTCTAATACATCAGAATACTGACAAGCATTTCCACGTGCTTCAGACATACTGCCAACACATAGATAGCCAAcaagattaaaagaaatatacacaTTTCTAGTTATAGGTACTAACTAGAAATATTACAATAAAGATGTAATGCCACCAATACAGGTTTTTACACACCTGAAAAAgtcgacaacaacaaaaaattcagaTATTTGACATCAGGTAGACAACACGTAGGCTTTAGGGTTGATTTACTGCTTTCATGTGATGTACAAATAGTCTTACCATTGCCCCCAACCTTGGAATTTCAGAGCCAGAGAGCATACAGTTCAGAACACTTGCTTTATCCTTTTTCTCATGCTAGCCCTCTGGTGTTTTCCTAATTCCTGCAGTTTTCTAGAAtgatctttcagatttttcactcaACAGCACTGGGTCAAATCTCTTCTATACAGGATCTCACTCTTCTCATGTCTCCTCTGCTCACAGAGAGCCGGTCAAAGTCTTGGAGGTGGAAACGAGTTGCCAACTGATTTACCATTTTCCTTAGGGTAAGAAATGCTGAAACAACTTGGAAAGTAAGGAATATAGTGAAGATGATATGTACTGCTTTTTCCAAGGGCAGATTCGTTAGGCCTTCATTAAAGAGCAAGAACAGAATTAAAGGCAACTGCAGTAGAAGGCTCAAAAGCCAAAAGCCAGCCAACTCAGGAACCTGCAATGACACACGTGATGAGTATCAGATCAGTGAAGTACAGTCTTCTGTTTGTATCCATAAGCAAATGATACTACTTGATGGCACTACTGTGAACATACATTTTGAGCTCTGTAAATCAAAAGGAGTACAACATGGTCCTTGTCCTCAGAAAACTTACAGTCTAGACCGGAAGAGAAAACTTACTTATGTGACAGTCCTAGAATACTATAGTGAATAATGAAATGCACCACTTAGCATTATAGACTAAATGCTACAAGAAATAAGACAAGAGGGTAAGTAGGGTAGGTAAAAGACAGAATTCAAGGAGGTAGGCTTTTAAAGTTGGGtagaaggaggaagaggcaagAACTTAAGTAAGCAAAGATGTGGAATGAGTATGACTGGGAAACAACACATCACCTGGAATGGATGCTTGGATTAGGAAAAAGCAAGAAATACAGTGGGACAGGCTGGGACAGGCCCTTATGAAGGGCCTGAAAGAACACAGAAATCTTTAGGGATTATCCCTAAATTCTGGTAACTGTAAATGCTTAGGCAGCATGATGATTCAGAAAACATGAGCCTTGCAGAGGAAATGAGTTTATCATTTTCCCCCATTCTCTTATTCAGGATCTAAATAATCATGTTTAATTGACCAAGTATTTTCAAGACTGGTGAGAAGAGGGAAAACTATCACTTCTTAAGTGTTTACTATGTTCAGGTACTTTACATAAATTACTTAATCCTAACAAACCTGTGAAGTAAATATTTCCCCAATTTTATatgtgaagaaaccaaggctcaagaGATTAAGCAAACAGACCACAGTGACAGATGTGGTGAAGTTGGAGCTAGGCCTTAACTACAGGCCTTTGCTCCTTCCACCACATCTCACTGCCTTTTCCTTGTTAGGAAAATCTTACTGCATTTATGTGTAGcactgagagaaaggaaagaagagcctACCTTCTCCTGCAGGTTCCCCATGTAGCCCAGATACAACCTGATAGCTTCAATTAAGGTTATTAGGATGATAACGGTGACCACAATGAATTTGTAGTAATCAGGCAAGATtgaatactaaaaaaacaaaaataaacatgtacaTAAAATCTCACATATAGTAAGACTGacctgagattttaaaaaaatatgaagaactttaattttattgacaATGTAACAATGCCAGGGATGGCACAAGAGACCTCAGCAGAAGTAGTAAAGTGTAGATTTACCTTCATCTGAAGCATCATAATGCTGCTCACCCACCAAAGTGGGAAAAAATAAGTGTTAAAATAAAGTGACATCTGCAATGCCAAACTGGAAACCATTTCATTATctacagaagaaagagagagaaaaggaacaaaCGCTTAACCCTGGTCTCTGCCCTATACGTCCTTTAGTTCCTTAGAATTAATAACCATAGCATCAGCTTAACGAAACTCCAAATTTTAAGCCTATTTATAATCATTGACagtgaaaggaaatagtcatcaTAATACTATTTAGTTCCTATGTTGGCTACTTGGGGGGtatgtttcatatttttcaatTACATTATCATTTTCCCATTACAGTCTGCTGACTTTTTTGCATACTACTGGTATAAGTTGAATGTGGAATATCAATATGAATCCTACTGAGCagataacaataataatcattACCTCTTTTGTAGAGTTCTGTGTAAAGAGCCTATGAAATGAACACATAAAATACATAACAACTAATCTCTCACATATAAACTAATCTCATGCAAAATCTAATCTCCCCAAATTATAATTAAACAGACACCCCTTTTCAGCATATCCTAATCCTACCTGTTCATTCATATCCAATTCAATGCCACTTTTTCCATAAATCCTTTCTCGAGCCCATTCCCCCACTCCAGCAGAAATCTCTTTCCCCTCTAGGTACTTATCACTCTAACCTGTGTGTAAGAAGTGTTAGCAAACAGCCACACTCCCCTCACTTGAGACACAATCTGGTTACTGAAGAGACAATGAGCTCTGGAGTCCAAGTAAACCCGGAGTTCCCCAAACTCCCTCAGAACTCTAGATGCCAGACTTGgaataaattatttaacctctttgagccttaaTTTATTCACCTGTAAAACAGTAACATTAAAATTACCTCACAGGttgcttgtgaggattaaagacaATATAAATTACTTCACCCTAGCActatgcctggcacttagtaggcactcaataaatatgagtcctttttccttctcttttacttATACACAGGCTCATTGTAAGCACAGACCACATTCTACCCAAACTTGAGGCCCTCACAGAACCTAGCATCTTGCTTTACACATGGAAAATACCAAATATGCATAAGcagaaagaatgaattaatgaattcatTAACGAATGAATGAAAACATACTATTATAAGGGCATTACCAGTGTAGCCATTCGTGATACATGAGTTTCACTTATCTAAGGCTGATTACATAGTACCTTTTGCTTTCATATAAGGGAGAAGGGTCCTAAATTaagaatttgattttaaaattgggCCCTACAAATGCATCCTAAATTTGACTAAATTCCAACAATTTAAGAGcagatatatattttgaaatccacTGCTCTAAATGAAAAAATTTACAAAGgctctaaaataaatatatttttaaaatttatttatttatttatgtatttttggctgtgttgggtcttcgttgctgtgcgtgggctttctctagttgtggctagcgggggctactcttggttgcggtgtgcaggcttctgattgcggtggcttctcgttgcagagctctcgctctaggcgcgtgggcttcagtagctgtggcacacaggctcagtagttgtggctcgcgggctctagagcgcaggctcagtagttgtggcacatgggcttagctgctccatggcatgtgggatcttcccggaccagggctcgaacctgtgtcccctgcattggcaggcagattcttaatcactgcgccaccagggaagcccctaaaataaatttcttaaaaacagatttttatgtctttttctctgCATCTGAGTATTTTATATCTATCGtttaacagttttaaaatataagataatCATGGTCTCTCACAGCAAGGTTTTTCCTTTAGCTCCAAGACTATCCCTGATTATTACGTCTACTTTTGCTTGCACCCATTTATTAAATTACCACTGATAAAGGAATGCATTCTTACAGTCTGTTAAATCTGAAGGTAACTCACTTGCCTAGGATTTTCTCATAACAATAGTACAACTCTTGGTCAGCTGCGGTCATAATACACGCTTGCAATTACAGTACAAATAATCAAACCTAATTCAGATCCACAAGgaagaaaatgtggaaaaatagTGGTAAATTAGTTAAGCTGAAAATTTTAATACCTTTAGAGCAAACACTGTCGTCAAATTTTGCAAAGAAGTTTTTATGTTAAGAATTTTGTACATGAGCATCTTAAGAGTTATGCTATGTCTATATTTCAGCAGATCAAACTTACCATCATGCAGTTGAAAATCAAGTTAATATGTAAATTAACCTTGAAAGCACAAGACATGAATTTACTAAATTCTGCAAAAGTACAAGTTGACTTCTGTAAAcggaatttaaattaaaacattatgTAATATAAATCAGGGGTGGGCAAACTACCAGccagctgcctgtttttgtatagcAAGTGAGCTAAATatgttttttcacatttttaaatggttgaagaaaaaatatcaaagaataataatattttgtgacactGAAAATCATGAAATTCAAACtttagtgtccataaataaagctttatagGAACACTGCCATGTCTATTCAATTACCATTACCTATGACTGCCACAGAGACCTACGGCCTGCaagttctaaaatatttactatctgaccctttacagaaaaccaCTGATACTTTACATCACCAGATTTTAGTGCCTTGGCTTTAGAATAAAAAACGTAATAACCTAATTTTTcacattatgtttttctctgtacATCCTAAATCAAGACCAGGCCTAAATTGAGAGGACAGGCAAGTAATCAGGGTGAAAATTTGAAACGATGGGAAATGACTTTTCTTTGCCCCCTTTAAAAAATCCCTAAACCAAGCAAGAGGAAAAGATTTCTATTTCCCAGAACAGTTCAGTGATAAAAGCTGTGTGGGTTTGGTTGACAGTATGTTGTCTATCATGATTTAAGAGAGGGAAACTGTTTTGCAGAAAACTGCGTTGTCACTTGTCATGTTGAATGTAGCATCGTGGTATTTTGTTACTTGATTTAGGGCAAGAGGTATAAATAGCGGATGGGAAGGAGAAGGCAGGGACAGTGCGAGTTTTGTTTAAGGCGTTGCTAGAGTGGCAGGTGCCACTCTGGATTGGATAGCgtttaaaataaaacttctttCCATGTCTTCTGCCAGAAAATGGACTTGTGGTGGAAAGTACTTGTTCTGctaggaaaggagaaaaggaaaagatattttaCTGGGGTAGGGGATAGTAAATGGAAAGAGGAGATTGCCTGGGCTGTTTCCACTCCACCCTGGCCAGAAAAGGCAGGGCGAATGCCGTAGAGGAAAAGCAAAGTCGGCCTTCTCAGCCTTCTCGGAGGGCAAGGGACCGGACGCGGGCTGTGAAGGCggcttttacattcttttttgaggaaggccGGCGCCACCTCAGCCGCCCCGCTTGCAATTAGCCGGCCAGGCCGCAGCACTATCAACCCGGAACCGGCTGGGTTACTGGGCCGGGGTATCTGGTCCCCATCTCAGCCCCATCCCTCGGCCTGGCCCCTCCTCCAAGGAGCTTCCCGCACTGCGGAGAACCAGCTGAAGGCGAAACCGCCATCTTAGGTCTGGGCAAAATCCGGCTGCTCCAAAACTCGCGCCAGGTCTTCCGAGGGCCACACGCCCTGCGCTGGGCCTCCGCCACTCACCCGGACCCTCGTTATACTCCGGCCCGGTCCGGCTGGAGTCGCTGAACACGGTCCGGCTGAAGTTTCCCAGCCTCTGGCGGACCGGATCTGGCAGCTCCATGCTCTGGCCTTGGTACCGCTCACTGCTGCGTCTTCGGGCGCTGTGGTGCTCTGAGGTTCCCACGGCAACCGGGCGGCGAGGGCGCTGGAGACCCGGGCGCACGCGCGGCCGCACTGCACGGCCGAGGCGTGGGGCTCCCTGGAAGGGAGAGGAGTGCGGGAGAGCCCATGCTTGCGGAGCGCCTAGCCAGGTGCAAAACCGCGGATTCCTTAGTCCTGTTTTAAGCTCCACCATTTTAACAacgaataaaaataataataaatgacctGGGGTTGGACTGTGATACAAGGAGCTCTAACAACCTTGCCAGTGGGATGCAACCTTTCTGGAAGGAAATGCAGAATGAAGGCAGAGCTTATAGAACGTTCATGACTCAGTAGCTTatacgtgtttgtgtgtgtgtgtgtgtgtgtgtgtatacacacacgtacTCTTCTAGGAATATATGTTATTATATACTAggaatatttcatatatatacatgccacacacacacaactctctTCCAGGAATTtatgatattatattttatatatacacaccatatattacatatatatatttgatggAATACATTGCAGCAGTTTAAAAACATGCCTGcaacgaatttttttttttttttaatttatttatttttggctgcgttgggtcttcgttgctgcacacgggcttctcattgcggtggcttctcttgttgcagagcacgggctctagacatacaggcttcagtagttgtggctcgcgggctttcgagcacagtctcagtagttgtggcacacaggcttagttgctccgaggcatgtgggatcttcccggaccagggatagaacctagtctcctgcactggcaggcagattcttaaccactgcgccaccagggaagccccgaatatTTGATAATATGGATTaactttaagtaaaaataaaaaaccagaaGTAAAACTAAATAGGAATGAACCTAATTTAGTaaaatgtgtgtgtaaatatgtgggaagcagagagggggaggagatggtaCAAGCACTGCGGCTtcaaaaaaagactagaaggaaataatccaaaatgttaatagtaattTCTAGGTAGTAGATTATGGacgatttaaaaattttaaaacattatgtaTTTTCTGGCTTTCTCTCAAAtaagacatattttttaaaaaaactatttaggTATAATACATATACAGAAAAGGGCACAAACCGAATATACAGGTGTAACCAaaacccagatcaagaaacagaaccttACCAGCACCCCCAGAAGCTCTCCATGCCTATTCCCTTACAGTGACTAACCCTCCACTTCTAACCGACCTTTCCTGACTTCTATAGCATAGaatagttttgcctatttttattctttatataaaaGTAATCATCCaataagtgctttaaaaaaaacactagcTCTTTGCCCTCAAAATTATTCTTATGAAATTCCTTCATATTGTTAAGCGTAGATTCCTTTTCCTTGCGGTGTGGCCATACCACAAtaagtttatccattctactgctgATGAGCCTCTGTGTATTTTCTAGTTTGGAGCTACTATCAGTAGTGCTGCTTTTGGTGAAAATATGCTTTGTGGTGAACATATGCATGCATTTGTGTTGAACTTGTTTCTAGGAATGAAATTGTTGGCTTATGAGGTACAACCCAGCTTTAATAGATACTGccacttttccaaagtggctgtaccaatttctaCTGCCGCCAGTGATATATGAGCATTTCTGTTGCTCCAAATCCATCACCAGCACTTGTCATTTTCCATGCTTTCCTcttagccattctgatgggtatGTGATGAACAGTATTATTTTtacaatataaagaaaaaccacacatatttatataaatgtcaAGAGGAAGGTATGGGAGGAAATCGCTATATGGgtagaatttcaaaataattcaacaaatgttaattgCATTCCTACTCATTTTGGGGCATTGTCTTGGGCTAATTAAGGATATAGTCCCTCCCCATCAAGAAGATCAGCCAAGCGAGAGACGTGGAAACAAATAAGTACACTATATTTTAGTAAAGGAACATAGATGAGGAAGCAATTAATTCTAGTTGGGGATGTCAAGAAAAAGCTGGCTAACTTCTGCTTCTCTTCAAGGTGGAGCTCAGCCCTCAGCACCTCCAAAATGGCTTCTAGGACCTTCCTGAAGCTGGTTTAAGTGCCCTCCTCTGTGTTTCTCAAAGCATATTCTTCTGTGTTACTTTGGTCACAGTGCCAGTCACGCTGTACTACAGTCTATTTATGTCTGTTTCTCTTGCTAGTCCACAAGCTGTTTGAGGTCAGGGATGGGCTTTCATCTTTATATCCTGAAcactagcacaatgcctgacctAGAATAGGGACTAGATAACCATTGAATGAATAAAGGGAATAAAAAGTCTAAAGACCATTCCCCTATCTTCCCATTTCTAGTTCAAAGACTTAGCCAGCCTTCACTCTGTAGAATGGAGAATTGATGTATTAAAACACAGTTAACTATAGcaaccaaaacaattttaaactt of Eschrichtius robustus isolate mEscRob2 chromosome 15, mEscRob2.pri, whole genome shotgun sequence contains these proteins:
- the TMEM17 gene encoding transmembrane protein 17, with the protein product MELPDPVRQRLGNFSRTVFSDSSRTGPEYNEGPDNEMVSSLALQMSLYFNTYFFPLWWVSSIMMLQMKYSILPDYYKFIVVTVIILITLIEAIRLYLGYMGNLQEKVPELAGFWLLSLLLQLPLILFLLFNEGLTNLPLEKAVHIIFTIFLTFQVVSAFLTLRKMVNQLATRFHLQDFDRLSVSRGDMRRVRSCIEEI